From a region of the Mercurialis annua linkage group LG1-X, ddMerAnnu1.2, whole genome shotgun sequence genome:
- the LOC126673834 gene encoding uncharacterized protein LOC126673834, translating into MATRSELCPRYLDSETTYHLLFHCPFASVVWSGWKKGNDLVDSENTDFVTCWISLVEKLSKMEGRLALIQEAAWVLWSIWLARNAMIFRDEFKDLWQVLNEAAYSYHEFQQATNVERLPAAPNPEALPSCWQPPPPLATKINFDGAFIAASRTGSGACVARDSAGKILSSYAFYVQHAATPSLMEALALRASINLAMRLRLQNTIFEGDAKGIIEAMKYGSNLDSNCDVILNDCRKLCENLQGCSFFFVRRNCNWVAHRVAKKALRDREFYNNPLAQIV; encoded by the coding sequence ATGGCCACTAGATCAGAACTTTGCCCTCGGTACCTGGATTCGGAGACGACATACCACCTTTTATTCCATTGCCCTTTTGCTtcggtggtttggtcggggtgGAAAAAAGGGAATGACTTAGTTGATTCCGAGAACACAGACTTTGTGACCTGTTGGATTAGTTTGGTGGAGAAACTATCAAAAATGGAAGGAAGACTAGCGCTAATCCAGGAGGCAGCATGGGTCCTTTGGTCAATATGGCTAGCCAGGAATGCGATGATTTTCAGAGATGAATTCAAAGATCTTTGGCAGGTTCTCAATGAAGCAGCGTACTCCTATCATGAATTCCAGCAGGCAACTAATGTGGAAAGGTTACCTGCTGCTCCTAACCCAGAAGCTCTTCCAAGCTGTTGGCAACCTCCTCCTCCTCTTGCTACCAAAATAAACTTTGATGGTGCGTTTATCGCCGCTAGCAGGACCGGTTCAGGAGCTTGTGTAGCAAGGGACTCTGCAGGCAAGATTCTGAGCTCCTACGCGTTCTACGTCCAACATGCTGCCACTCCATCTTTGATGGAAGCTCTAGCTTTACGGGCGAGTATTAATTTGGCAATGAGACTAAGGTTGCAGAATACAATTTTTGAAGGTGACGCCAAAGGTATCATTGAGGCCATGAAGTATGGTTCAAATTTAGATAGCAATTGTGATGTTATCTTGAATGATTGCAGGAAACTGTGTGAGAATTTGCAAGGTTGttcctttttttttgttagaagAAATTGTAATTGGGTGGCACATAGAGTTGCCAAAAAAGCCCTTAGAGATAGAGAATTTTATAACAACCCGCTAGCACAAATAGTGTGA